AGATGTTCTTAAATTTTAAGGTTTTTAAATTGAACAGGTTATGGTGACACGGCAACGGACTGATCTTCACATGAACATCCCTGCCCTGAGGAAGCTTGATGCTATGCTCATTGTAAGTACCATCATTAATTCTTTATGATGCCAAAGTCATTAGGATATTGATTAGCTTAGATGAAGGGTGCTTAATGTCCTTGTTCCCCATTACAAATGAGCAGGACTGCCTAGAcaacttcaaagatcaaaatgaatTCTATTATGTGAAGAGAGATTCCGACGATTCAGATAAAGGAAACAAGAGAAAGGATGACAAATGGTGGCTGCCTACTCCTAAAGTTCCCCCAAATGGTCTGTCCGATGTTTCAAGAAAGTGGTTGCATTTTCAGAAGGATTCTGTGAACCAAGTTCTTAAAGCAGCCATGGCTATAAATGCTCAAGTCCTATCAGAAATGGAGATCCCTGAAAACTACATTGAATCTCTCCCAAAGGTGaagaaagagaacaaaaaaaaattccattgaAATGTTCCTTACTAGTGCTTCAATGAAAAAAATTTCTAAACCTTTTCCCTATTTTGTTTATTGGTAGAATGGGAGAGCAAGCCTTGGTGACTCGATCTATAGGAGTATTACAGTTGAGTACTTTGATCCGGAGCAGTTCCTCTCAACTTTGGACTTATCATCAGAACACAAGATTCTTGATATCAAGAACAGGATTGAAGCTTCCAttgtgatttggaagaggaagaTGAACAACAAAGATGGGAAGTCCACTTGGGGTTCAGCCGTAAGCATGGAGAAGAGAGAACAATTTGAAGAAAGAGCAGAGACCATCTTACTGCTCCTAAAGCAGCGGTTTCCTGGAATTCCCCAGTCTTCATTGGACATAAGCAAAATCCAATTCAATGGGGTAAGCCTCTTACTTTTATCACGCATTGTAATGTGAGACAGTTTTTACTGCAATTTTTTACAGATTTTTGGTACCTGGCAGTTCATTATTACAATTAGCTACTACTATATTCTGTATAAAGATATGAATGACAAGTACTCTTTCGTTTCCTAAGAATCATTAAATCCTATAAATGCTTGTTCTGATTCTGACATATtatggaaattttttaaaatgcgAGAATCAAATAATCCTTTGTCGTGGAACAAAATATCTCTCACTTCCCCCTTGAATAGGTTCTCTGGCGATTAATCAACAATTCAAAGTGTTTTTCTTGTATATTCTTGATAAACTAGCATTTATATATAGATGTAGGAGAATCTGTTTGGGAAGTAGAAGTCCCTTTGGCATCTCTTCACCTGCAAAGAATTCTCATTTTCTACTTATTTCGCCTCTACTCTCAAGTCTCAATCTTGAGACTACAAATTTCATTTGCTAAAGAGAGATTAACAACTACATCTTGGTTCTTAATTATCTAAATTCTAATGATCTAATCCAGGCAGGCTGACAGTAATTCTTTTATTGGCTATGCAGGagtgattttattttgtttttttttgttttggtttgtgttttgttgttttttttttgttgtttgtttgttttttttttttgtggtttttttttttttgtgttgtttGGGCAGTATCCTTGAGAGCTATTCAAGAATTCTTGAAAGCTTGGCATTTACGGTCATCTCCCGAATTGAAGATGTTCTTTATGCGGATTCTCTCACTCAAAATCCATCCCTAGTGGGACACAAAAGGAAATTTAATGGATTATGGAGCGGCGACGGGAGTTAAACCAAAGAAGAGATAGGAAATGAATGCGCGACACTGGAGCTCCGGCTGGCCGGCTCAGTGCTAAATCTTGAAGTGGGCGGTCTGGCGGGGTGCCccgttagtttttttttttgggtttgtgCCTGGGTTTGGTGGCTTCCGGGTTTTGGTCGGTGGCGGGCGGCGCCCTGTTCCTGGGGCCGGGTGGGGAGACGGACCGCAGCTTGCAGCGAAGCGTCCGGCTAGCACGGCCTCGTGATCGCATCCTTTGAACGACCTTTTACTCACGTCGGGCTTCGTCATGAGAATGCGTCAAAGAAACCAAGCTGGAGTGTTCACTTTTTGCCCGCTTTGCGTTTTCAGCTGACATGTCGCGCGTGCGGCGCCAAAGTAGCCTGCGCCTTCATTTTGAGTGGCCGAGATGCCTACAGGGAATTTATACCAGCACTTATTATCTCTTTCAATACTCCCTGTAGAGTCTCCGTCACGGCCTCCCTCACCAGCCACCACCCTTTGCCTTCTTTCGCTATACGCGCGCCCTGTCACGGGGGCCGGGCGCGCTCTGTTCCGCCCGGCCTTTACGTGCTAGACTTAAATTTCCATGCCTCTGTCGCCCGCACAAAAGTTATCGGCTCCGTTAGGAACGACACGACGCTATCCATCTCGTCTAGAAGTATCATTGTAGTCGTCCTTGGGTGACCTCCGCCAGGTTACGTCGGTCCCAACATTGTTAACCAATGTAACCGATCTTCTCACGATCCCTCCCTGGTGATAACAACGAATGTCCC
This window of the Malania oleifera isolate guangnan ecotype guangnan chromosome 6, ASM2987363v1, whole genome shotgun sequence genome carries:
- the LOC131158479 gene encoding rop guanine nucleotide exchange factor 12-like — its product is MVRALEQEQESYRSRLFHFKGMYENTGRQTHSLIENNLNGGSDDKPSSRSHGSKPLSDRPLENQKIGSTLNRDENKPKSRLSREGSAAASPHAKDRLASDMEQMKERFAKLLLGEDMSGGGKGVSSALALSNAITNLAASVFGEQSRLEPMSVERKTRWRREIDWLLSVTDHIVEFLPSQQKGKDGTNMEVMVTRQRTDLHMNIPALRKLDAMLIDCLDNFKDQNEFYYVKRDSDDSDKGNKRKDDKWWLPTPKVPPNGLSDVSRKWLHFQKDSVNQVLKAAMAINAQVLSEMEIPENYIESLPKNGRASLGDSIYRSITVEYFDPEQFLSTLDLSSEHKILDIKNRIEASIVIWKRKMNNKDGKSTWGSAVSMEKREQFEERAETILLLLKQRFPGIPQSSLDISKIQFNGHLYIDVGESVWESYSRILESLAFTVISRIEDVLYADSLTQNPSLLTCRACGAKVACAFILSGRDAYREFIPALIISFNTPCRVSVTASLTSHHPLPSFAIRAPCHGGRARSVPPGLYVLDLNFHASVARTKVIGSVRNDTTLSISSRSIIVVVLG